A single region of the Micropterus dolomieu isolate WLL.071019.BEF.003 ecotype Adirondacks linkage group LG02, ASM2129224v1, whole genome shotgun sequence genome encodes:
- the LOC123967427 gene encoding serine protease 27-like, with product MEVKLLVCGVVLVVLAVTGSNAQSDVCGTAPLNTRIAGRADAPAGSWPWQVSLQSNGFHFCGGSLINNQWILTAAHCFPRMNYTSHLAQLNLTVHFGLDALNLSNTNSMSRTVSQIIKHPNYNTTTNDNDIALLQLSSPVNFTDYIRPVCLAVNGSVFYAGTTCWVTGWGAIEANISLPSPKRLQEVSVPIVSNSDCTASYGTITNNMICAGVTQGGNGSCQGDSGGPLVKNSGSVWVQAGVMSFEKGCALPNVPQGFTRVSQYQSWIKNQITTNQPGFVLFGTAHLVSFSVPLLLSIVPVDVYLSVLS from the exons ATGGAGGTCAAACTGTTGGTTTGTGGCGTCGTGCTCGTGGTCTTAGCGGTTACAG GAAGCAACGCGCAGTCAGATG TTTGTGGCACTGCGCCGCTCAACACCAGGATTGCAGGAAGGGCGGATGCTCCTGCAGGGTCGTGGCCCTGGCAGGTCAGTCTGCAGAGCAACGGATTTCATTTCTGTGGAGGCTCCCTGATCAACAACCAGTGGATCCTGACTGCTGCGCACTGCTTCCCCAGG ATGAACTACACCTCTCATCTTGCACA ACTCAATCTCACCGTTCACTTCGGTCTTGACGCCCTAAACCTGTCAAATACAAACTCGATGTCCCGGACTGTGTCCCAGATCATCAAGCATCCCAACTATAACACCACCACGAACGATAACGACATAGCCTTGCTGCAGCTGTCCTCACCTGTTAACTTCACCGACTACATCAGACCCGTGTGTCTGGCGGTGAACGGCAGCGTCTTTTACGCTGGGACGACCTGCTGGGTCACCGGATGGGGAGCCATCGAAGCTAACA TTTCACTTCCTTCCCCAAAGAGGCTGCAGGAGGTGAGCGTTCCCATCGTCTCCAACAGTGATTGTACCGCTTCCTACGGTACAATCACAAACAACATGATCTGTGCCGGTGTGACCCAGGGAGGAAATGGCTCCTGCCAG GGGGATTCAGGCGGCCCGTTGGTGAAAAATAGCGGCTCTGTCTGGGTCCAGGCTGGAGTGATGAGTTTTGAAAAAGGCTGTGCCCTGCCTAATGTCCCACAAGGCTTCACCCGAGTGTCTCAATATCAGTCCTGGATCAAAAACCAGATCACCACCAACCAGCCGGGCTTCGTCCTCTTTGGAACCGCTCACCTGGTTTCCTTCTctgttcctctgctgctgtccaTCGTACCTGTTGACGTCTACTTGTCTGTTCTTTCATAG